One genomic window of Caldibacillus debilis DSM 16016 includes the following:
- the sdhB gene encoding succinate dehydrogenase iron-sulfur subunit produces the protein MMEEQKEEQKYVEFIITRQDSPDSPPYEERFKVPYRKNMNVISALMEIRKNPVNAEGKKTTPVAWEMSCLEEVCGACSMVINGKPRQSCTALVDQLEQPIRLEPMRTFPVVRDLIVDRSRMFDSLKKVKAWIPIDGTYDLGPGPRMPERKRQWAYELSKCMTCGVCLEACPNVNSKSNFIGPAPLSQVRLFNAHPTGAMNKAERLAAIMGEGGLANCGNSQNCVQACPKGIPLTTSIAALNREATVQMFRNFFGSDYS, from the coding sequence ATGATGGAAGAACAAAAGGAAGAACAAAAATATGTGGAATTTATCATCACCCGGCAAGACAGTCCGGACTCCCCTCCGTATGAAGAAAGGTTTAAAGTTCCTTACCGGAAAAATATGAACGTCATTTCAGCCCTGATGGAAATCCGCAAAAATCCCGTCAACGCGGAAGGGAAGAAAACGACGCCCGTCGCCTGGGAAATGAGCTGTTTGGAAGAAGTGTGCGGGGCCTGTTCGATGGTGATCAACGGAAAACCGAGACAGTCCTGCACGGCGCTCGTCGACCAGCTGGAACAGCCGATCCGTTTGGAACCGATGCGAACCTTCCCGGTCGTCCGGGATTTGATCGTCGACCGGAGCCGGATGTTTGACTCGCTGAAGAAAGTGAAGGCATGGATTCCGATCGACGGCACTTACGACCTCGGGCCGGGGCCCCGGATGCCGGAAAGGAAACGGCAATGGGCCTATGAGCTTTCCAAATGCATGACTTGCGGGGTTTGTTTGGAAGCCTGCCCGAACGTAAACAGCAAGTCGAATTTTATCGGCCCCGCGCCCCTCTCCCAAGTCCGCCTGTTTAACGCCCATCCCACCGGGGCGATGAACAAGGCGGAACGGTTGGCGGCGATCATGGGCGAAGGCGGACTGGCCAATTGCGGGAATTCGCAAAATTGCGTCCAGGCCTGCCCGAAGGGCATCCCGTTGACCACATCCATCGCCGCGTTAAACCGGGAAGCGACCGTTCAAATGTTCCGCAACTTCTTCGGCAGCGACTATTCATGA
- a CDS encoding acyl-CoA thioesterase, translating to MNKIPYIADFAKWEEEFSFFHEVSVRFCETDLYGHMNNTVAFVYFESARIEYFKSLGITHWKEESQDLILVTADLQCNYLAQIYFDEKLRIYVKTAKIGNSSADLHYLGKKEDGTVCLTGRGTIVLFSRKTGRPVPWPDEMKKKMVPEAETRSA from the coding sequence ATGAACAAGATTCCTTATATCGCTGATTTTGCGAAGTGGGAGGAAGAATTTTCCTTTTTTCATGAGGTGTCCGTCCGTTTCTGCGAAACGGATCTTTACGGACATATGAACAATACGGTCGCCTTCGTCTATTTCGAAAGCGCCCGGATCGAATATTTTAAATCCCTGGGGATCACCCATTGGAAAGAGGAAAGCCAGGACTTGATCCTCGTCACGGCCGATCTCCAATGCAATTATCTGGCGCAAATCTATTTTGACGAAAAGCTCAGGATCTATGTGAAGACGGCGAAAATCGGCAACTCCTCCGCCGATCTCCACTATTTGGGAAAAAAGGAAGACGGCACGGTCTGTTTGACGGGAAGGGGGACGATTGTCCTCTTCAGCCGGAAAACGGGAAGGCCGGTGCCATGGCCGGATGAAATGAAGAAGAAGATGGTGCCGGAGGCGGAAACGCGATCGGCTTGA
- a CDS encoding betaine/proline/choline family ABC transporter ATP-binding protein (Members of the family are the ATP-binding subunit of ABC transporters for substrates such as betaine, L-proline or other amino acids, choline, carnitine, etc. The substrate specificity is best determined from the substrate-binding subunit, rather than this subunit, as it interacts with the permease subunit and not with substrate directly.) — MLKFDHVSKVYNGKTVVGDITMEFEKGEFIVLIGPSGCGKTTTLKMINRLVEPTSGSIFINGKNIKETNPVKLRRNIGYVIQQIGLFPHMTIQENITIVPKLLKWPLEKRKARAEELLELVHMTPDYLERYPHELSGGQQQRIGVLRALAADPPLILMDEPFGALDPITRETLQEEMKNLQKTLQKTIVFVTHDMDEALKLADKIVIMKDGRIVQIGSPDEILKNPANEFVEQFIGKERLFNAREDLRTVKEIMNPNPVSSREDVTLSEAIQIMKKKRVDSLLIVDEEGRLKGFIDVEMIEEHRKKNLTVGEILHPEVFYLQEDALLRDTVRKILKRGYKYVPVVDEDHRLTGIVTRATLVDIVYDSIWGEDGPEAEGQTGI, encoded by the coding sequence TTGCTGAAATTCGACCATGTATCGAAGGTGTACAACGGGAAAACGGTCGTGGGCGACATTACCATGGAATTTGAAAAGGGTGAATTCATCGTTTTGATCGGCCCTTCCGGCTGCGGGAAAACGACGACGCTGAAAATGATCAACCGTCTTGTCGAACCGACTTCCGGGTCGATTTTCATCAACGGAAAAAACATCAAGGAAACGAACCCGGTGAAATTGCGGAGAAACATCGGTTATGTGATCCAGCAAATCGGTTTGTTCCCCCATATGACCATTCAGGAAAACATCACCATTGTCCCCAAGCTTTTGAAATGGCCCCTTGAAAAAAGAAAAGCGCGCGCGGAAGAACTATTGGAACTTGTTCATATGACCCCCGATTATTTGGAACGCTATCCCCATGAGCTCAGCGGCGGCCAGCAGCAGCGCATCGGCGTTTTGCGGGCGTTAGCCGCGGATCCTCCGCTCATTCTGATGGATGAGCCCTTCGGCGCATTGGATCCCATTACCCGTGAAACTTTGCAGGAAGAGATGAAAAATCTGCAAAAGACTTTGCAGAAGACGATCGTTTTTGTCACCCACGACATGGACGAAGCCCTGAAACTGGCCGATAAGATCGTCATCATGAAGGACGGACGGATCGTTCAGATCGGCTCCCCGGACGAGATTTTGAAAAATCCGGCCAACGAATTCGTCGAGCAGTTCATCGGGAAGGAAAGATTGTTCAATGCGCGGGAAGATCTCAGAACCGTCAAAGAGATCATGAACCCGAACCCGGTCTCTTCCAGGGAAGACGTCACCCTTTCGGAAGCCATCCAAATCATGAAAAAGAAGCGGGTGGATTCGTTGCTCATCGTCGATGAAGAAGGGCGGTTAAAAGGGTTTATCGACGTGGAAATGATCGAGGAACACCGGAAAAAGAATTTGACCGTCGGGGAGATCCTTCATCCGGAAGTGTTTTACCTGCAGGAAGACGCCCTGCTGCGCGATACCGTCCGGAAAATTTTGAAGCGGGGGTACAAATATGTCCCCGTCGTCGATGAGGACCATCGTTTGACCGGAATTGTCACGCGGGCGACGCTCGTGGACATCGTCTATGATTCCATCTGGGGCGAGGATGGCCCGGAGGCGGAAGGACAAACCGGAATATGA
- a CDS encoding ABC transporter permease, protein MERLLEFLNGYWAELLYKTWEHLYISGASVIMGVLVAVPLGVILTRFQKLAGWVIGIASVLQTLPSLAILAFFIPVLGVGKIPAIVALFFYSVLPILRNTYIGINHVNRDLKEAGIGMGMTGWERIRHVELPLSMPVIMAGIRVSAVYLIGWATLASFIGAGGLGDYIFSGLNLYQPESIIAGAVPVAFLALLADYLLGKLEKWATPEGLEKSGETARGGS, encoded by the coding sequence ATGGAACGACTGCTTGAATTTCTAAACGGCTATTGGGCGGAATTACTCTACAAAACATGGGAACATTTGTATATTTCCGGCGCCTCCGTCATCATGGGCGTTCTCGTTGCCGTTCCGCTAGGCGTGATTTTGACCCGCTTTCAAAAGCTTGCGGGATGGGTCATCGGCATTGCCAGCGTCCTGCAAACACTGCCGAGTTTGGCGATTTTGGCCTTTTTCATCCCGGTTTTGGGGGTCGGAAAAATTCCCGCCATCGTCGCCTTGTTTTTCTATTCGGTCCTGCCGATCCTAAGGAACACGTATATCGGCATTAACCATGTGAACCGGGATCTGAAGGAAGCGGGGATTGGGATGGGCATGACCGGATGGGAAAGGATCCGCCATGTGGAACTTCCCCTTTCGATGCCGGTGATCATGGCCGGCATCCGGGTATCGGCGGTATATTTGATCGGATGGGCGACGCTGGCGTCCTTTATCGGTGCGGGGGGCCTCGGGGATTATATTTTCAGCGGACTGAATTTGTATCAGCCGGAATCGATCATCGCCGGCGCCGTTCCGGTTGCCTTCCTCGCTCTGCTGGCCGATTACTTGCTGGGGAAATTGGAGAAATGGGCCACGCCTGAAGGGCTGGAAAAAAGCGGCGAAACGGCAAGGGGGGGATCCTGA
- a CDS encoding osmoprotectant ABC transporter substrate-binding protein: MINGFRRTERRGRGPDSGIRPAAIRKLKRIAFSGLILLLVLACGSGCALPGLGTGKENTVKIGVVSTTEGQILGYMQKYMIEHYTDLQVELINNLGSSIVVHNAMVNGDIDLSAVRYTGTDLPGTLGMEPVKDPEEALAIVQREFAERFDQTWFDSYGFENTYVFTVKKEFAEKHRLQNVSDLKELAGDLRLGVDSSWLKRKGDGYEGFTEAYGFTFGKTYPMQIGLVYDAVKNGKMDVVLAYSTDGRIKAYDLHMLKDDRKFFPPYDASPVASNALLKKHPEIGEVLQKLVGKISTEKMQELNYESDGKMKEPSVVARQFLEENHYFEE, encoded by the coding sequence ATGATCAACGGGTTCCGGCGCACAGAGCGAAGGGGAAGGGGTCCTGATTCGGGAATTCGCCCCGCGGCGATCCGCAAGCTCAAGCGCATCGCCTTTTCGGGGCTGATCCTCCTCCTCGTTCTCGCATGCGGTTCCGGCTGCGCCTTGCCGGGGCTGGGCACGGGAAAGGAAAACACGGTCAAAATCGGCGTCGTATCCACGACGGAGGGCCAGATTTTAGGCTACATGCAAAAATATATGATTGAACATTACACGGATTTGCAAGTGGAATTGATCAACAATCTGGGCTCCTCCATCGTCGTCCATAACGCCATGGTGAACGGGGATATCGATCTTTCGGCGGTCAGATACACCGGCACGGATTTGCCCGGAACTTTGGGGATGGAACCGGTGAAGGATCCGGAGGAGGCTTTGGCCATCGTCCAGCGGGAATTTGCGGAACGGTTCGACCAGACTTGGTTCGATTCCTACGGCTTTGAAAACACCTATGTTTTTACCGTGAAAAAGGAGTTCGCGGAAAAGCACCGGCTGCAAAACGTCTCCGACTTGAAGGAGCTGGCCGGGGATCTCCGCCTGGGGGTCGACAGTTCCTGGCTGAAAAGAAAAGGGGACGGGTATGAAGGATTTACGGAGGCTTACGGTTTTACCTTCGGAAAAACCTATCCGATGCAAATCGGCCTCGTCTACGATGCGGTAAAAAACGGAAAAATGGATGTGGTATTGGCCTATTCGACGGACGGAAGGATTAAGGCCTACGATCTGCATATGCTGAAGGACGACCGGAAATTTTTCCCGCCTTACGACGCCTCTCCGGTGGCCAGCAATGCCTTGTTGAAAAAACATCCGGAAATCGGGGAAGTGCTGCAGAAACTCGTCGGGAAAATCAGCACCGAGAAAATGCAGGAATTGAATTATGAAAGCGACGGGAAAATGAAGGAGCCTTCCGTCGTCGCGAGGCAGTTCCTTGAGGAAAATCATTATTTCGAAGAGTAG
- a CDS encoding ABC transporter permease — translation MDLIGELFTYYWQNGSYVLEQFWRHFLMSAYGVLFAAIVAIPLGIFTARHANLSGIVFFVANFIQTIPSLAMLAILMLVLGLGATTVIVSLFLYSLLPILKNTYAGIRGVDPSLLESGKAMGMTKGQILWKVEIPLSLAVIMGGLRNALVVAIGITAVGTFIGAGGLGDIIVRGTNVTNGAPIILAGAIPTALMAVAADLLMGWFERKLLPANQKRAARPS, via the coding sequence ATGGATTTGATCGGCGAGTTGTTCACATATTATTGGCAAAACGGGTCCTATGTATTGGAACAGTTCTGGCGGCATTTTCTGATGTCCGCCTACGGGGTGCTTTTTGCCGCCATTGTCGCCATTCCTTTGGGGATTTTCACCGCCCGACATGCGAACTTGAGCGGGATCGTGTTTTTCGTCGCCAACTTCATTCAAACGATCCCTTCCTTGGCGATGCTGGCGATTCTCATGCTCGTGCTGGGCCTGGGGGCAACGACCGTGATCGTTTCCTTGTTTCTTTATTCGCTGCTCCCCATTTTGAAAAACACCTATGCCGGCATCCGGGGCGTGGATCCTTCCCTATTGGAATCGGGGAAGGCGATGGGGATGACGAAAGGGCAGATCCTCTGGAAAGTGGAAATCCCTTTATCCTTGGCGGTCATTATGGGGGGATTGCGGAACGCCCTCGTGGTGGCGATCGGGATTACCGCCGTCGGCACCTTCATCGGTGCGGGCGGATTGGGGGATATTATCGTCCGTGGGACCAATGTCACCAACGGTGCGCCGATCATCCTGGCCGGCGCGATTCCGACCGCGCTGATGGCCGTGGCCGCCGATTTGCTTATGGGCTGGTTCGAGCGGAAGCTGCTGCCGGCCAATCAAAAGCGGGCGGCGAGGCCGTCCTGA
- a CDS encoding helix-turn-helix domain-containing protein — translation MEYHLKSRKEVEEFIKNEVLTTAEVKEILNVTRQRLHVLASSGKLKPVKKLKRESLYLRTDVERVQEELIVLRKKYRPYDSD, via the coding sequence ATGGAATATCATCTGAAATCTCGAAAAGAAGTGGAGGAATTCATCAAAAATGAAGTCCTCACCACCGCGGAGGTCAAGGAAATTTTAAATGTTACCCGGCAGCGGTTGCATGTGCTGGCGAGTTCGGGAAAACTCAAACCGGTAAAAAAATTGAAAAGAGAGAGTTTATATTTACGGACAGACGTTGAAAGAGTGCAAGAAGAATTGATCGTATTGCGCAAAAAATATCGACCGTATGATTCGGATTAA
- a CDS encoding helix-turn-helix domain-containing protein, whose translation MKENEYGHKSLLTKREREVFELLVQDKTTKEIAQELFISEKTVRNHISNAMQKLGVKGRSQAVVELLRMGELKL comes from the coding sequence TTGAAGGAGAATGAATACGGTCATAAATCGTTGTTAACAAAAAGAGAAAGGGAAGTCTTCGAACTGTTGGTCCAGGACAAAACCACGAAAGAAATCGCCCAGGAACTTTTCATCAGCGAAAAAACGGTTCGAAATCATATTTCAAATGCCATGCAAAAACTTGGCGTGAAAGGCCGTTCGCAGGCTGTCGTCGAACTGCTTCGCATGGGGGAATTAAAGCTCTAG
- a CDS encoding MGDG synthase family glycosyltransferase, with the protein MKKVLILPLLKIPTGHHHVAGSLKAQIAGKVPGSVEVVDILSESYGFLERLISLLYLFSIKKFPNLYSRLYHVFAVKDGKAKKAYLLYDWLFLRKMEMLLKTRDPDLVICTHAFPSYLIGRLKRKNRWNGRVINVYTDFFINRLWSVAEIDYHFAPSRPLKEELEARGADSGRIFVTGIPVHPVFAGGEKVRKKKENYTVLVSGGNMGVGAIETFLGRLRPSGAVRYKVLCGKNERLRSFIEQMDQKYFEAIPYISNKDEMNRLYEEADGIITKPGGVTVTECLWKRLPIIVLDPLPGQEERNLQFLKRQGIIVHLEDWRSDGDLEKRIVSVLETVPPPVERALGIDRPDAGDLVLQVLSQVPSDERNLLGEHPPLERPIRGKDAPLNFREAD; encoded by the coding sequence ATGAAAAAAGTATTGATTTTGCCGCTGTTAAAGATACCGACGGGCCACCATCATGTGGCCGGCAGCCTGAAGGCGCAAATCGCCGGGAAAGTGCCGGGCAGCGTAGAAGTCGTCGATATCCTTTCCGAAAGTTACGGGTTTTTGGAACGGCTCATCTCCCTCCTTTATTTGTTTAGCATCAAAAAATTCCCGAACCTTTACAGCCGGCTGTATCATGTCTTCGCGGTAAAAGACGGGAAGGCAAAGAAGGCTTATCTCCTCTACGATTGGCTTTTTTTGCGGAAAATGGAGATGCTGCTGAAAACGCGGGACCCGGATCTGGTGATTTGCACCCATGCCTTTCCTTCCTATCTGATCGGCCGCCTGAAGCGGAAAAATCGCTGGAACGGCCGGGTCATCAATGTCTACACGGATTTTTTCATCAACCGGCTCTGGTCGGTGGCCGAGATCGATTACCACTTTGCCCCGTCCCGGCCGCTCAAGGAAGAACTGGAAGCGAGAGGGGCGGATTCCGGGCGCATTTTCGTGACCGGCATCCCCGTCCATCCCGTATTCGCCGGAGGGGAAAAAGTCAGGAAAAAAAAGGAAAATTACACCGTGTTGGTCAGCGGGGGAAACATGGGTGTCGGCGCCATCGAAACCTTTCTGGGAAGATTGCGGCCTTCCGGCGCCGTCCGCTATAAGGTGTTATGCGGGAAAAACGAACGGCTCCGCTCCTTTATTGAACAAATGGATCAGAAATATTTCGAAGCCATTCCGTACATTTCGAATAAAGATGAAATGAACCGTCTGTACGAAGAAGCCGACGGGATCATCACCAAACCGGGCGGGGTGACGGTCACCGAATGTTTATGGAAAAGGCTGCCGATCATCGTATTGGATCCTCTGCCGGGGCAGGAAGAACGAAACTTGCAGTTTTTGAAGAGGCAGGGGATCATCGTCCATCTGGAAGACTGGCGCTCGGACGGCGATTTGGAAAAACGGATCGTCTCCGTCCTGGAAACGGTGCCTCCTCCCGTCGAACGGGCCCTCGGCATCGACCGCCCTGACGCCGGCGATCTCGTCTTGCAGGTTTTGTCCCAAGTCCCTTCCGATGAACGGAATCTGCTGGGAGAACACCCGCCCCTTGAACGTCCAATCCGGGGAAAGGATGCGCCTTTGAACTTCCGGGAAGCGGATTGA
- a CDS encoding YkoP family protein — protein sequence MNIRGFFLVMWNLWDPIYFSMTRLRYIERDGERTIIRARLMRYRGKPVVLSDGTVIGKNDLLIKIHLHNAKLLKELQRYNHEIAKGKAIYRHVKETLPSVAAFLESHRRFSEIKGIVGITTLYKSGGKLGFEAFPIHNRLYKYYKLILLFPIYILSSRWFFKQKMPKPAYLFMSKNTLLQRYGK from the coding sequence ATGAACATACGCGGGTTCTTTCTTGTGATGTGGAATCTTTGGGATCCGATCTATTTTTCCATGACCCGCTTGCGCTATATCGAACGGGACGGAGAACGGACGATCATCCGTGCCCGATTGATGAGATACCGCGGCAAGCCGGTGGTGTTGTCGGACGGGACCGTGATCGGGAAAAACGACCTGCTCATCAAGATCCATTTGCACAACGCGAAATTGTTAAAAGAGCTGCAGCGGTACAACCATGAGATCGCCAAGGGAAAGGCGATCTACCGGCATGTGAAGGAAACCCTTCCTTCCGTCGCCGCCTTTTTGGAATCCCATCGCCGTTTTTCCGAGATCAAAGGAATCGTCGGAATCACGACCCTGTACAAAAGCGGCGGCAAACTCGGATTTGAGGCCTTCCCGATCCATAACCGCCTTTATAAGTATTATAAATTAATTCTGCTCTTCCCGATTTATATCCTTTCCAGCCGGTGGTTTTTTAAGCAAAAAATGCCGAAACCGGCCTATTTGTTCATGTCAAAAAACACCCTGCTGCAGCGGTACGGGAAATGA
- a CDS encoding MarR family winged helix-turn-helix transcriptional regulator yields the protein MAEHENNSLDWKTVAAIEKDLRYISGIIKQKGREILNNYGITPPQFVAMQWLFEEGDMTIGELSNKMYLAFSTTTDLIDRLEKNRLVKRTKDEKDRRVVRVHLLEEGVRIIDEVIKKRQQYLAGLLVKFEPEEREELQQYLQKLHRYMKE from the coding sequence GTGGCAGAACACGAGAACAATTCCCTTGACTGGAAAACGGTTGCAGCCATCGAGAAGGACTTGCGCTATATCTCCGGGATCATCAAGCAAAAAGGTCGTGAAATATTAAACAACTATGGGATCACGCCCCCCCAATTTGTCGCCATGCAATGGCTTTTTGAAGAGGGGGACATGACAATAGGCGAACTTTCCAATAAAATGTATTTGGCGTTCAGTACCACGACGGACCTGATCGACCGGCTGGAAAAAAACCGGCTGGTAAAACGGACGAAGGACGAGAAGGACCGTCGGGTGGTCCGTGTCCATCTGCTGGAAGAAGGAGTGCGGATCATTGATGAAGTCATCAAAAAAAGACAGCAGTATTTGGCCGGTTTGCTGGTGAAATTCGAACCGGAGGAAAGGGAAGAATTGCAGCAATACTTGCAGAAATTGCATCGCTACATGAAAGAATGA
- the racE gene encoding glutamate racemase: MKANPIGIIDSGVGGLTVVKEVIRQLPNESVIYLGDTARCPYGPRPAHEIKRFTWEMTRFLQQFRIKMLIIACNTATAVALDEIRAGLPIPVIGVIHPGSRAAIKISETKRIGVIGTEMTIKSKAYERALKSIHKSIFVTGLACPDFVPLVERGEWSGEEAERTVARSLAPLKSQNIDTLILGCTHYPLLEPVIDRFFEHRLHLISSGEETAREASFLLDYMDLLNDSGATPRHLFFTTGEAEKFKCLAEKWLDLGEVEVETIRL, encoded by the coding sequence TTGAAAGCAAATCCGATAGGCATCATCGATTCAGGCGTCGGCGGCTTGACCGTCGTAAAAGAAGTCATTCGCCAGCTGCCCAACGAATCCGTCATCTATCTCGGGGATACCGCCCGCTGCCCGTACGGTCCGCGGCCTGCCCATGAGATTAAACGGTTCACATGGGAGATGACCCGCTTTTTGCAGCAATTCCGGATCAAGATGCTGATCATCGCCTGCAACACCGCCACCGCGGTGGCTTTGGACGAGATCCGGGCCGGGCTTCCGATACCGGTGATCGGCGTCATCCATCCCGGGAGCCGGGCGGCGATCAAAATCTCCGAGACGAAACGGATCGGCGTCATCGGAACGGAAATGACGATCAAAAGCAAGGCCTATGAAAGGGCGTTGAAATCCATTCACAAGTCCATTTTTGTTACCGGTCTTGCCTGTCCGGACTTTGTGCCGCTCGTGGAGAGGGGCGAATGGTCCGGGGAAGAGGCGGAGCGGACGGTGGCCCGTTCCCTCGCCCCGTTAAAATCGCAAAATATCGATACGCTCATCCTCGGCTGTACCCATTATCCGCTTTTGGAGCCGGTCATTGACCGATTCTTCGAGCACCGGCTCCACCTCATCAGCTCCGGGGAAGAAACGGCCAGGGAAGCCAGTTTTCTGCTCGATTACATGGACCTGTTAAACGATTCCGGCGCCACCCCCAGGCATCTTTTTTTCACGACGGGGGAAGCGGAAAAATTCAAGTGTCTCGCCGAAAAATGGCTCGACCTCGGCGAAGTGGAGGTGGAAACGATCCGGCTGTGA
- a CDS encoding GerMN domain-containing protein, which yields MKGRFFFVLLAVFAVILSGCNWLAGNKESIDPPQSVTYEDDLEGTDGGTSSEETAENTVQTELYLIDKNGYVVPRTFSLPNTQGVAAQALEYLVAGGPVSERLPQDFRAVLPPGTEFSVDVRDGIATVDFSKEFSGYAPEDEQRIVQAVTWTLTQFDSIKGVKLRLNGKDLSEMPVDKTPLPDVLTRKSGINLEQPDVVDIANTKPVTLYYIAQTDHDSYYVPVTKRVKGTEEDLAARVVEELIKGPAYDSKLFSLFNPDARLVEEPKIEDGVVTLNFNENILGSYDKKLINENLLNMIVLSLTELDGIEGVSVEVNGDKNLVDEEGKNLTEPVSRPKKVNASGF from the coding sequence ATGAAGGGCCGTTTCTTTTTTGTGCTGCTTGCGGTTTTCGCCGTTATTCTTTCCGGCTGCAATTGGCTCGCCGGCAATAAAGAAAGCATCGATCCGCCTCAGTCGGTTACCTATGAAGACGATTTGGAAGGGACGGATGGGGGAACGAGTTCCGAGGAAACGGCGGAAAACACCGTTCAGACGGAACTGTACTTGATCGATAAAAACGGGTATGTGGTGCCGAGAACCTTTTCCCTGCCGAATACCCAGGGGGTAGCCGCCCAGGCGTTGGAATATTTGGTTGCCGGAGGACCGGTTTCCGAACGGCTGCCCCAGGATTTCCGCGCGGTCCTGCCGCCGGGGACGGAATTTTCCGTCGATGTGAGGGACGGGATCGCCACGGTGGATTTTTCCAAGGAATTTTCCGGTTATGCCCCCGAGGACGAACAAAGGATCGTGCAGGCGGTCACGTGGACATTGACCCAGTTTGATTCGATAAAGGGCGTCAAACTCCGTCTGAACGGCAAAGACCTGAGCGAAATGCCGGTGGATAAAACCCCCCTTCCGGACGTCCTGACAAGGAAAAGCGGGATCAATCTTGAACAACCCGATGTGGTTGACATCGCCAATACGAAGCCGGTCACGTTGTATTACATCGCCCAGACGGATCACGACAGCTACTACGTCCCCGTCACCAAAAGGGTAAAGGGAACGGAAGAGGATCTGGCCGCGAGGGTCGTTGAAGAACTGATCAAGGGCCCGGCGTACGATTCGAAATTGTTTTCCCTCTTTAACCCCGACGCCCGATTGGTGGAAGAGCCGAAGATCGAAGACGGCGTTGTCACTTTGAACTTCAATGAAAATATTTTGGGCAGTTACGACAAAAAACTGATCAATGAAAACCTGCTCAACATGATCGTATTATCGCTGACGGAGCTGGACGGCATCGAAGGGGTTTCCGTCGAAGTGAACGGGGATAAAAATCTCGTCGATGAAGAAGGGAAAAATTTGACGGAGCCGGTGTCCCGTCCGAAAAAAGTAAACGCTAGTGGTTTCTAA
- the rph gene encoding ribonuclease PH: MRTDNRRNNELRRTVITPHFLKHAEGSVLIEVGDTKVVCSASIEDKVPPFLRGTGKGWITAEYSMIPRATEQRTVRESSKGKISGRTMEIQRLIGRSLRSVVNLDLIGERTIWIDCDVIQADGGTRTAAITGSYVALVYAIIHLHNQQPFDVFPVTDFLAATSVGILKSKDMVLDLNYEEDSNAQVDMNIVMTGNGHFVEVQGTGEEATFTHEELLEMLALAKEGIQQLISIQKETLGDIAEKILQNKQ; this comes from the coding sequence TTGCGGACAGATAATAGAAGAAATAACGAGTTGAGGCGGACGGTCATCACGCCCCACTTCCTGAAGCACGCGGAAGGTTCGGTGCTGATCGAAGTCGGGGATACGAAAGTGGTCTGCAGCGCGAGCATCGAGGATAAGGTCCCTCCCTTTTTGCGCGGCACCGGCAAGGGCTGGATCACCGCGGAATATTCCATGATTCCGCGGGCGACGGAACAGCGGACCGTCCGGGAATCATCGAAGGGGAAAATTTCCGGCAGGACGATGGAAATTCAGCGTTTGATCGGCCGTTCCCTCCGGTCCGTCGTCAATTTGGATTTGATCGGGGAACGGACGATATGGATCGACTGCGACGTGATCCAGGCCGACGGAGGGACGAGAACCGCCGCCATCACCGGCTCCTATGTCGCTCTCGTTTACGCCATCATCCATTTGCACAACCAACAGCCCTTTGACGTTTTTCCCGTCACCGATTTTTTGGCGGCGACGAGCGTCGGGATTTTGAAGTCGAAGGATATGGTCCTGGATTTAAATTACGAGGAAGATTCCAATGCCCAGGTGGACATGAATATCGTCATGACCGGGAACGGCCATTTTGTGGAAGTGCAAGGGACGGGTGAAGAGGCCACCTTCACCCATGAGGAACTGCTGGAGATGCTGGCGCTGGCCAAGGAAGGGATCCAGCAATTGATCTCGATCCAAAAGGAGACGCTGGGGGATATTGCGGAAAAAATTTTGCAAAACAAACAATAA